A window of Accipiter gentilis chromosome 24, bAccGen1.1, whole genome shotgun sequence contains these coding sequences:
- the TSPAN6 gene encoding tetraspanin-6: MASPSRRLQTKPVITCLKSVLLTYTFVFWVSGIVLLAVGVWGRVSLAVYFSLLDEKATNVPFVLVGAGTVVVLLGTFGCFATCRGSTWMLKLYAMLLSLIFLIVLVAAVVGFVFRHEIKTNFESNLNLALRDYNVTADRHSEAVDTIQRTLHCCGVQNYSDWERTEYFTQKGIPQSCCKSQDDCSEEDLKDPSKAKLKVFVDGCFFLVTSTMESKMSVVAGISFGIACFQLVGIILACCLSQYITNNQYEMV, from the exons ATGGCGTCCCCGTCGCGGCGGCTGCAGACGAAGCCGGTGATCACCTGCCTCAAGAGCGTCCTGCTCACCTACACCTTCGTCTTCTGG gtgTCGGGCATCGTGCTGCTGGCCGTGGGCGTGTGGGGCAGGGTGAGCCTAGCCGTTTACTTCTCCCTGCTGGACGAGAAGGCCACCAACGTGCCCTTCGTGCTGGTGGGCGCCGGCACCGTCGTCGTCCTCCTGGGCACCTTCGGCTGCTTCGCCACCTGCCGGGGCAGCACCTGGATGCTCAAGCTG TACGCCATGCTCCTGTCCCTCATCTTCCTCATCGTCCTGGTGGCCGCCGTCGTGGGGTTCGTCTTCAGGCACGAG ATTAAGACGAACTTTGAAAGTAACCTCAACCTGGCCTTGAGGGACTACAACGTGACCGCGGATCGGCACAGCGAGGCCGTCGACACCATCCAGAGAACC CTGCACTGCTGCGGGGTGCAGAACTATTCGGACTGGGAGAGGACTGAATACTTCACCCAGAAGGGCATcccccagagctgctgcaagAGCCAGGATGACTGCTCGGAGGAGGATCTGAAAGACCCGAGCAAAGCCAAGCTGAAAGTGTTTGTGGAT ggttgttttttccTGGTTACGTCAACGATGGAGTCAAAAATGAGCGTTGTGGCTGGAATCTCCTTCGGCATCGCGTGCTTCCAG ttggTTGGCATCATTCTTGCGTGCTGCCTGTCCCAGTACATCACGAACAACCAGTACGAGATGGTGTAG
- the TNMD gene encoding tenomodulin, giving the protein MCSPEPLETPPRSGLASSHTEETMGGTARESPEDCRFLDAEASKTRKKTCTRYQICGVLFSVLLVSLILIFFGVKYLWNPTPRKVYDMEHTFFSHGEKKKIVMEIDPLARTETFRSGNGSEEILEIHDFKNGITGIFFVGLQKCFIKTQTKVLPETTEAKIPELEGEEITTTYFEQSVVWVPGEKPIQNKEFLKSSKIFDICRNVTIYWIHPTPIAAPELANLEGAEEEDPELLIDNQSWLDGGSEHEAKKDTQAGPKRQARQLTEEDLPVNDYSENGLEFHPLWDERGYCCAQCRRANRYCRRVCEPLLGYYPYPYCYQGGRVICRIIMPCNWWIARMLGRV; this is encoded by the exons ATGTGCAGCCCAGAGCCTCTTGAAACTCCACCTCGGAGCGGGCTCGCGTCCTCGCACACGGAGGAGACCATGGGAGGGACGGCTCGGGAGAGCCCGGAGGACTGCCGCTTTCTGGAC GCAGAAGCATCCAAGACGCGAAAGAAGACCTGCACCAGATACCAGATCTGCGGAGTGCTCTTCAGCGTCCTGCTCGTTTCTCTTATTCTGATATTTTTTGGTGTCAAATATCTCTGGAACCCAACACCCAGAAAA GTTTACGACATGGAGCACACGTTCTTCAGCCACGGGGAGAAGAAGAAGATTGTGATGGAGATCGACCCGCTGGCCAGGACGGAGACCTTCAGGAGCGGGAACGGCAGCGAGGAAATCCTGGAGATCCATGACTTCAAAAAC GGAATAACTGGCATCTTCTTTGTGGGCCTCCAAAAATGTTTCATCAAAACTCAGACTAAAGTCCTACCTGAGACGACAGAGGCCAAGATCCCTGAGCTTGAG GGGGAAGAAATCACGACCACCTACTTTGAGCAGTCCGTGGTCTGGGTGCCTGGGGAAAAGCCCATACAGAACAAGGAGTTCCTGAAGAGCTCCAAAATTTTTGACATCTGCCGAAACGTGACCATCTACTGGATCCACCCTACTCCAATAGCAG CTCCTGAGCTGGCCAACCTTGAAGGGGCAGAAGAAGAAGATCCTGAGCTGCTCATAGACAACCAGAGCTGGTTGGATGGGGGGAGCGAACATGAGGCGAAGAAGGACACGCAGGCAGGGCCCAAGCGCCAGGCACGGCAGCTCACCGAGGAGGACCTGCCCGTCAACGACTAC TCGGAGAACGGGCTGGAGTTCCACCCCTTGTGGGATGAGCGAGGCTACTGCTGCGCCCAGTGCCGCCGCGCCAACCGCTACTGCCGGCGGGTCTGCGAGCCCCTCCTGGGCTACTACCCCTACCCCTACTGCTACCAGGGCGGGAGGGTCATCTGCCGGATCATCATGCCCTGCAACTGGTGGATCGCGCGGATGCTGGGCAGGGTGTAG